A genome region from Euphorbia lathyris chromosome 4, ddEupLath1.1, whole genome shotgun sequence includes the following:
- the LOC136227864 gene encoding classical arabinogalactan protein 1-like — MASSSCFSLCLIMLLMAGSAIAQSPSSSPSASPTRSPVATPPPVSAPTPSAVVKPPVSSPSPSSTVTPPVNAPSPATVNSPPSPPPTAGSPFPSVLPPSSISGSPSDAPALAPAENAAVFNRFAISGSLAIGVFTAVLVL; from the coding sequence atgGCAAGCTCATCCTGCTTTTCTCTCTGTTTGATAATGCTGTTGATGGCCGGATCAGCCATCGCACAGTCGCCGTCTTCATCACCTTCAGCTTCACCGACTAGATCGCCGGTAGCGACACCACCACCAGTATCTGCTCCTACTCCTTCTGCAGTTGTGAAACCACcggtttcttctccttctccatCGAGTACCGTTACTCCTCCGGTGAATGCTCCATCTCCGGCTACTGTTAACTCTCCTCCATCTCCTCCTCCTACCGCCGGTTCTCCTTTTCCTTCTGTACTCCCGCCGTCTTCAATCTCTGGCTCTCCATCTGATGCTCCTGCTCTAGCTCCAGCTGAAAACGCCGCCGTATTCAATAGATTTGCTATTTCTGGATCTCTTGCTATCGGTGTATTCACCGCCGTTTTGGTTTTATAG